From a single Gavia stellata isolate bGavSte3 chromosome 15, bGavSte3.hap2, whole genome shotgun sequence genomic region:
- the SPATA2L gene encoding spermatogenesis-associated protein 2-like protein, with the protein MCAGSALRQEYGQEYRRCLEREFRRGRGGVCSDPSFGERLRQRLRSEPALLGALQEDAPALLARGLRGRPDPGPALRGLAGAFRLLELAAVNLYLFPWRREFGTVQTFSGAYVHLLRPALPEADLVRSFGRLGYERRDPHCLAISRPPPGPELVAAACGFFACRLECEILAEVVLRLQPRRLRAEDLLEARRLAGDAEACVEMLRRLGTQREAAARCGDGVDLYREMLAGPEDTGGEDAAPPALWRDPGSPRGAQDVPGRGWDRSRDGERGQEPVPSVGNPHLDASSSSSSSRLFLEQELGGAGGPLSTLAMGSRSPQVPGEPQDSPPATPQEAPELPCYQLHSCLRRGTLPSYCCTTCQQLHAGACAAGQVCRTRHRGQELRSERQQRLWLQRTEVDMLLADSSGPRS; encoded by the exons ATGTGCGCGGGCTCGGCGCTGCGGCAGGAGTACGGGCAGGAGTACCGGCGCTGCCTGGAGCGGGAGttccggcggggccgcggcggggtcTGCTCCGACCCCTCCTTCGGGGAGCGGCTGCGGCAGCGGCTGCGGTCGGAGCCGGCGCTGCTGGGGGCCCTGCAGGAGGACGCGCCCGCCCTGCTGGCCCGCGGGCTGCGGGGCCGCCCCGACCCGGGGCCGGCGCTGCGGGGCCTGGCCGGCGCCTTccggctgctggagctggcGGCCGTCAACCTCTACCTCTTCCCCTGGCGCAGGGAGTTCGGCACCGTCCAG ACCTTCTCCGGCGCGTACGTGCACTTGCTGCGCCCGGCGCTCCCCGAAGCCGACTTGGTGCGGAGCTTCGGCCGGCTGGGCTACGAACGGCGCGACCCGCACTGCCTGGCCATCTCCCGGCCGCCCCCGGGACCCGAGCTGGTCGCCGCCGCCTGCGGCTTCTTCGCCTGCCGGTTGGAGTGTGAGATCCTGGCGGAGGTGGTGCTGCGGCTGCAGCCGCGCCGGCTGCGCGCCGAGGACCTGCTGGAGGCACGCCGGCTAGCCGGGGACGCGGAGGCCTGCGTGGAGATGCTGCGGCGGCTGGGGACGCAGCGCGAGGCGGCTGCCCGCTGTGGTGACGGCGTGGATCTCTACCGGGAGATGCTGGCCGGTCCCGAGGACACCGGGGGAGAGGACGCAGCCCCCCCAGCGCTGTGGAGGGACCCTGGCAGCCCGCGGGGTGCTCAGGACGTGCCCGGGCGGGGCTGGGACCGCAGCAGAGATGGCGAGCGTGGGCAGGAGCCGGTGCCCTCCGTGGGCAACCCTCACCTGGAcgcctcttcttcttcctcctcctctcgcCTCTTCCTGGAGCAGGAGCttggcggggccggcggcccGCTCTCCACCCTAGCCATGGGGAGCAGAAGCCCCCAGGTGCCGGGGGAACCCCAGGATTCGCCCCCCGCCACGCCCCAGGAAGCCCCCGAGCTGCCCTGCTACCAGCTGCACTCCTGCCTGCGCCGGGGCACGCTGCCCTCCTACTGCTGCAccacctgccagcagctccaCGCCGGTGCCTGCGCAGCCGGGCAGGTCTGCCGCACCCGCCACCGCGGGCAGGAGCTGCGCAGCGAGAGGCAGCAGCGGCTCTGGCTGCAGCGGACAGAGGTGGACATGCTGCTGGCCGACAGCTCCGGCCCTCGGTCCTAG
- the VPS9D1 gene encoding VPS9 domain-containing protein 1, which translates to MAAAGGDGPGGHGAGRALQTAMRAASGALEMDSAGRPREAYVEYLKSIAFIAQALQEEAAGTDGGEGVTPETPKMLKLAEQCLERVKSIAAALGKAQAKPAAQERSGGPAPLPRHRRVFSDEGGKLSPFLPPEIFQKLQIAEAQSARKELTPLEEASLQNQKLKAAYEARVARLNPSQALQKTSLTLSLQRQMMENLVIAKAREETLQRKMEERRLRLQEAANRRFSSSVALTPEEQEQRALYAAVLEYEQDHDWPRQWKARLKRSPADLSLVSGLFSCLLSFPEHPIAQLLRQLQCAVYARLYPAVSQSAADATPASPTGLSFLSLDTGGSLPAEPGGRRLRASRSLHCMFSVPEHGPAGLRHSLSSTPLADGGPGTPRAEGGWLGPAAAPQTPRESSFEDLERFLASPEGWAPAEPPAGPGQEAALPEQLKGVVRDIHNAIDRLLALTLLAFEGLNTAAGKDQCLACLEEAFFPPLWAPLLALYRSVHRPREAALARSMERHRHAGPADMGLSSRLFPPAPGRPAYGSAIEDLRLIPLETCPRRKLECIVRALRGICECAEEYCGARDGRTPASAAIGADDLLPILSYVVLQTGLPQLLSECAAMEEFIHEGYLIGEEGYCLTSLQSALSYVESLQ; encoded by the exons AtggccgcggcgggcggcgacGGGCCCGGGGGGCacggggcgggccgggccctGCAGACCGCCATGAGGGCGGCGAGCGGCGCCCTGGAGATGGACAgcgccgggcggccgcgg GAGGCCTACGTGGAGTACCTGAAGAGCATCGCCTTCATCGCCCAGGCCCTgcaggaggaggcggcggggacAG ATGGGGGCGAGGGGGTCACCCCCGAGACCCCGAAGATGCTGAAGCTCGCGGAGCAGTGCCTGGAGAGAGTCAAGTCCATCGCAGCGGCGCTGG ggaAAGCCCAGGCAAAACCGGCCGCGCAGGAGCGGAGCGGGGGCCCGgctcccctccccaggcaccgCCGGGTCTTCTCGGACGAGGGGGGGAAGCTCTCTCCCTTCCTGCCGCCGGAGATCTTCCAGAAGCTGCAGATCGCCGAGGCGCAGAGCGCACGGAA GGAGCTGACGCCGCTGGAGGAGGCGTCTCTGCAGAACCAGAAGCTGAAGGCTGCTTACGAGGCACGGGTGGCACGGCTGAACCCCAGCCAGGCCCTGCAGAAGACCTCCCTG ACGCTGTCCCTGCAGCGGCAGATGATGGAGAACCTGGTGATCGCCAAGGCCCGGGAGGAGACC CTGCAGCGGAAAATGGAGGAGCGGCGGCTGCGGCTGCAGGAGGCTGCCAACAG GAGATTCTCCAGCAGCGTGGCCCTCACCcctgaggagcaggagcagagagccCTCTACGCCGCCGTCCTCGAGTACGAGCAGGACCAC GACTGGCCGAGGCAGTGGAAGGCCAGGCTGAAGCGGAGCCCGGCGGACCTCTCCCTGGTGTCGGGGCTCTTCTCCTGCCTCCTCAG CTTCCCCGAACACCCCATCGCCCAGCTCCTGCGGCAGCTGCAGTGCGCGGTGTACGCCCGCCTCTACCCGGCCGTCAGCCAGAGCGCCGCCGACGCCACCCCTGCCTCCCCCACCGGCCTCTCCTTCCTCTCGCTGGACACGGGGGGCTCGCTGCCCGCCGAGCCGGGGGGCCGCCGGCTCCGAGCCTCCCGCAGCCTCCACTGCATGTTCTCGGTGCCCGAGCACGGCCCGGCCGGGCTGCGGCACAGCCTGTCCAGCACGCCCCTTGCCGACGGCGGCCCTGGCACCCCAAGGGCGGAGGGCGGCTGGCTGGGGCCGGCGGCAGCCCCCCAGACTCCCCGGGAGAGCTCCTTCGAGGACCTGGAGCGGTTCCTGGCGTCGCCCGAGGGCTGGGCCCCTGCGGAGCCCCCGGccggccctgggcaggaggcagcGCTGCCGGAGCAGCTGAAGGGCGTCGTGCGGGACATCCACAACGCCATCG ACAGACTGCTGGCCCTGACGCTGCTGGCCTTCGAGGGGCTGAACACCGCCGCCGGCAAGGACCAGTGCCTGGCCTGCCTGGAGGAGGCCTTCTTCCCCCCGCTCTGGGCCCCGCTGCTGGCCCTCTACAG GAGCGTGCACCGGCCCCGCGAGGCGGCCCTGGCCCGGAGCATGGAGCGGCACCGGCACGCCGGCCCCGCCGACATGGGGCTGTCCTCCCGGCTCttccccccggcccccggccgccccgcgtACGGCTCCGCCATCGAGGACCTGCGCCTCATCCCGCTGGAAACCTGTCCCCGCAGGAAGCTGGAGTGCATCG TGCGAGCCCTGCGCGGCATCTGCGAGTGTGCCGAGGAGTACTGCGGTGCCCGGGATGGCCGGACCCCCGCCTCTGCTGCCAT CGGGGCCGACGACCTGCTGCCCATCCTGTCCTACGTGGTGCTGCAGacggggctgccccagctgctgtcCGAGTGCGCTGCCATGGAGGAGTTCATCCACGAGGG GTACCTGATCGGGGAGGAGGGGTACTGCCTGACGTCCCTGCAGAGCGCCCTGTCCTACGTGGAGTCCCTGCAGTGA
- the ZNF276 gene encoding zinc finger protein 276 translates to MKRDRRGRFLAAAGGPGAASPEPRRRPGTAARGTEAAAARPEPPAGWAPTAAAWARPGGAPEAGIGRALSTGYCRLCHGKFSSRSLRNAFGKVPVMGENSEKQRRVDQVFFTDFQRLVGVAVRQDPALPQFVCKKCHAQFYKCRSVLRTFIQRVNASPTGHVKSKGKSGAAQAQPGAEGGASCLVDLITSSPQCLHSLVTWTHAHAGSCPSVPSLQSVLSSEYCGIIRAVWGCGDGHDYVMDTDSDCSTVLVDNALSVKREWNKSTAQRLTDNGAGADNAEAVSAPKPQHAPARTTPCQQPANKGTTSVPLNVENELPQNRDSSRSQLDSAASLQEKALPQPVSPLSSATGQLSGKQVLSATSDERVKDEFSDLSEGDFLSDDENEKRNVQSSDDSFEPYPEKKVSSKKSDSKEAKKAEEPKIRKKPGPKPGWKKKIKCEREELPTIYKCPYQGCTAVYRGADGMKKHIKEHHEEVRERPCPHPGCNKVFMIDRYLQRHVKLIHTEVRNYICDECGQTFKQRKHLSVHQMRHSGAKPLQCEICGFQCRQRASLKYHMTKHKAETELEFACDQCGKRFEKAHNLNVHMSMVHPLTQTQDKAKPLEPEPILLLNTSGTSESQAVKPEVTAQQEPT, encoded by the exons atgAAGCGCGATCGGCGCGGGCGGTTCCTGGCGGccgcgggcggccccggcgcggcgTCCCCCGAGCCCCGGCGGCGTCCCGGCACGGCGGCCCGCGGGaccgaggcggcggcggcgcggcccgaGCCCCCCGCGGGGTGGGCCCCCACGGCGGCCGCCTGGGCAcggcccggcggggccccggAGGCAG GAATTGGCAGAGCCCTGAGCACCGGGTATTGTCGCCTCTGCCACGGGAAGTTCTCCTCCAGGAGCCTGCGCAATGCTTTCGGGAAGGTGCCTGTGATGGGAGAGAACTCGGAGAAGCAGCGCCGCGTGGATCAGGTCTTCTTCACCGACTTCCAGCGGCTGGTCGGCGTGGCCGTGCGGCAGGACCCCGCGCTCCCCCAGTTTGTCTGCAAGAAATGCCATGCCCAGTTCTACAAATGCCGCAGCGTCCTCAGGACGTTTATCCAGAGGGTGAACGCCTCTCCCACGGGCCATGTAAAGTCGAAAGGAAA GAGCGGCGCGGCCCAGGCCCAGCCGGGCGCGGAAGGAGGTGCCTCCTGTCTGG TCGACCTGATCACCTCCAGCCCGCAGTGCCTGCACAGCCTGGTGACGTGGACGCACGCGCACGCCGGGAGCTGCCCGTCGGTGCCCAGCCTGCAGAGCGTGCTCTCCTCCGAGTACTGCGGCATCATCCGTGCCGTCTGGGGCTGCGGGGACGGGCACGACTACGTCATGGATACGGATTCGGACTGTAGCACGGTGCTGGTCGACAACGCCTTGTCTGTCAAACGGGAGTGGAACAAGAGCACGGCGCAGCGCTTGACTGACAACGGGGCAGGGGCAGACAATGCGGAGGCTGTTTCTGCTCCCAAACCCCAGCACGCTCCAGCACGGACAACTCCTTGCCAGCAGCCGGCAAACAAAGGGACCACATCCGTGCCACTGAATGTGGAGAATGAGCTGCCGCAGAACAGGGATTCATCTCGCTCGCAACTGGACAGCGCTGCCTCCTTACAGGAGAAAGCCCTGCCGCAGCCCGTGTCACCACTGAGCAGTGCCACAG GACAGTTGAGTGGGAAGCAGGTTCTGTCTGCAACGTCGGATGAGCGGGTAAAAGACGAGTTCAGTGACCTTTCTGAGGG GGACTTCTTGAGCGATGATGAAAATGAGAAGAGAAATGTGCAATCTTCAGATGACTCCTTCGAGCCTTACCCCGAAAAGAA GGTTTCTAGCAAGAAAAGTGAcagcaaagaagcaaagaaggcGGAAGAGCCCAAAATAAGGAAGAAGCCGGGGCCTAAgccaggctggaaaaaaaaaatcaaatgtgaaAG GGAGGAGCTGCCTACCATTTACAAGTGTCCTTACCAGGGATGCACGGCTGTCTACAGAGGGGCAGATGGCATGAAG AAACACATCAAAGAGCATCACGAAGAGGTTCGGGAGAGGCCCTGTCCTCATCCTGGCTGCAACAAGGTGTTCATGATTGACCGGTACCTGCAGCGTCACGTGAAGCTCATTCATACAG AGGTACGTAACTATATCTGTGATGAATGTGGGCAGACCTTTAAGCAACGCAAACACCTCTCGGTCCACCAGATGCGGCACTCGGGAGCAAAGCCCCTCCA GTGTGAAATCTGTGGTTTCCAGTGCAGACAGCGAGCATCGCTGAAGTACCACATGACCAAACACAAAGCTGAGACAGAGCTGGAGTTTGCCTGCGACCAGTGTGGGAAGCGCTTCGAGAAGGCCCATAACCTTAATGTCCACATGTCCATGGTGCACCCTCTGACCCAGACTCAGGACAAAGCCAAGCCACTGGAGCCAGAGCCCATTCTCCTCCTAAATACTTCAGGGACTTCAGAAAGCCAGGCGGTAAAGCCAGAAGTGACTGCACAGCAGGAGCCCACCtga